In Panthera tigris isolate Pti1 chromosome D2, P.tigris_Pti1_mat1.1, whole genome shotgun sequence, one DNA window encodes the following:
- the LOC102968906 gene encoding high mobility group protein B3, translating into MAKGDPKKPKGKMSAYAFFVQTCREEHKKKNPEVPVNFAEFSKKCSERSKTMSGKEKSKFDEMAKADKVRYDQEMKDYGPAKEGKKKDPNAPKRPPSGFFLFCSEFCPKIKSTNPGISIGDVAKKLGKMWNDLSDGEKQPYNNKAAKLKDKYEKDVADYKSKGKFDGTKGPAKVAGEKR; encoded by the coding sequence ATGGCTAAAGGTGATCCCAAGAAACCAAAGGGCAAGATGTCTGCTTATGCCTTCTTTGTGCAGACATGCAGAGAAGAACATAAGAAGAAAAACCCAGAGGTCCCTGTCAATTTTGCAGAATTTTCCAAGAAGTGCTCTGAGAGGTCGAAGACAATGTCTGGGAAAGAGAAGTCTAAATTTGATGAAATGGCAAAGGCAGACAAAGTGCGCTATGATCAGGAAATGAAGGATTATGGACCAGCTAAAGAAGGCAAGAAGAAGGACCCTAATGCCCCCAAAAGGCCACCATCTGGATTCTTCCTGTTCTGTTCAGAATTCTGCCCCAAGATCAAATCTACAAACCCTGGGATCTCCATTGGAGACGTGGCAAAGAAGCTGGGCAAGATGTGGAATGATTTAAGTGACGGTGAAAAGCAGCCTTACAACAACAAGGCAGCGAAGCTGAAGGATAAGTATGAGAAGGATGTCGCTGACTATAAGTCTAAAGGAAAGTTTGATGGCACAAAGGGTCCTGCAAAAGTTGCTGGGGAAAAAAGgtag